A part of Capsicum annuum cultivar UCD-10X-F1 chromosome 6, UCD10Xv1.1, whole genome shotgun sequence genomic DNA contains:
- the LOC107874965 gene encoding LOB domain-containing protein 15, giving the protein MSRERERYEEIGKKIKREADDYSQVGRRYMLVPPGSTTSNTVTPCAACKLLRRRCAQECPFSPYFSPHEPQKFASVHKVFGASNVSKMLMEVPKSQRADTANSLVYEANVRLRDPVYGCMGAISALQQQVHALQAELNVIRAEIMKYNTSLTPSSHITSLLSSGEVSVVALPPPPPSLILPPTIFSADAIMYTQPSTTTTEFSTISSENNISYFG; this is encoded by the exons ATGTCAAGAGAAAG GGAGAGATATGAGGAGATAGGCAAGAAAATAAAGAGGGAAGCAGATGACTACTCTCAGGTGGGAAGGAGATATATGTTGGTGCCTCCAGGAAGCACAACCTCAAACACTGTAACACCTTGTGCTGCCTGTAAGCTTTTGAGACGTCGCTGTGCTCAAGAATGCCCATTTTCTCCCTATTTTTCCCCACATGAACCCCAAAAGTTTGCTTCCGTTCACAAGGTTTTTGGTGCTAGTAATGTTTCCAAGATGCTAATG GAGGTACCTAAGAGCCAAAGAGCAGACACAGCAAACAGCTTAGTTTATGAAGCAAACGTAAGGCTAAGAGATCCAGTGTATGGGTGCATGGGAGCCATTTCTGCTCTACAGCAGCAAGTTCATGCTTTACAAGCGGAGCTAAATGTTATTAGGGCAGAGATAATGAAGTACAACACTTCTCTTACTCCATCTTCTCATATTACATCATTGCTTTCTTCTGGAGAAGTCTCCGTTGTTGCACTGccgccaccaccaccatcattaaTACTGCCTCCAACCATATTTTCTGCTGATGCTATCATGTACACCCAACCATCTACAACTACTACAGAATTTAGCACCATATCCAGTGAGAATAATATATCCTATTTtggctaa